The following are from one region of the Blastocatellia bacterium genome:
- the gltS gene encoding sodium/glutamate symporter yields MNALPIHIKMDVIQTLALAAVVLMVGISLKRRLSWLDRLNIPAAVIGGLLCSIVFLTLRDRVVNVEMDLTLRDLLMIAFFTTVGLNASLQLIKRGGWQVLVFFGLASLLAVVQNLVGIALARLFHLHPLLGIIAGSVSLTGGPATSLAFGPTFEQLGISGATTLGLASATFGITSGGLLGGPLGTRLVERYRLLKHSPRMHAPSAVPAPPIAPEVSSVDNGSIYEEGAEKSDVLRSLMIVAIAMGIGSIIGKWISAKGIVLPAYIGAMIVAALFRNLDDRFKFIHLSPANAEAIGNISLSLFISMALMNLKLWELVNLALPLLVILLAQVLITVAVAYVVSFHLMGRDYESAVMASGFLGFMLGTAANAIACMDALVEKFGAAPRAYLVVSIVGAFLIDFTNALIITTMANLFK; encoded by the coding sequence ATGAACGCACTCCCAATTCACATCAAAATGGACGTCATTCAAACGCTGGCACTGGCCGCCGTAGTGTTGATGGTAGGCATCAGCCTGAAGCGTCGGCTGAGCTGGCTCGACCGATTGAACATTCCCGCAGCCGTCATTGGCGGATTGCTCTGCTCAATTGTGTTTTTGACGTTGCGAGACCGCGTCGTTAACGTGGAGATGGACCTGACGCTGCGCGATCTGCTGATGATCGCGTTCTTCACGACGGTTGGATTGAACGCAAGCCTTCAGCTCATCAAACGTGGCGGCTGGCAAGTGCTCGTCTTCTTTGGCTTGGCCAGTCTGTTAGCCGTTGTACAAAATCTTGTCGGCATCGCGCTGGCCCGATTGTTTCACTTGCATCCGCTGCTGGGCATCATTGCCGGGTCGGTCAGTCTGACCGGCGGGCCTGCTACCAGCCTCGCTTTTGGCCCGACGTTCGAACAACTCGGCATCAGCGGCGCCACCACCTTGGGATTGGCTTCAGCAACGTTCGGTATCACGTCGGGTGGCCTGCTGGGCGGCCCACTTGGAACTCGCCTGGTTGAACGATACCGCCTGCTCAAGCACTCACCGAGAATGCATGCGCCATCGGCAGTACCAGCCCCGCCCATTGCGCCCGAGGTTTCATCTGTTGACAACGGGTCAATCTATGAAGAAGGGGCGGAAAAATCTGATGTGCTGCGTAGCCTGATGATCGTCGCTATCGCCATGGGCATCGGTTCGATCATCGGCAAGTGGATCAGCGCCAAAGGCATCGTGCTGCCGGCTTATATCGGCGCAATGATTGTTGCAGCCTTATTCCGTAATCTTGATGACCGCTTCAAGTTCATCCACCTTTCGCCCGCCAACGCTGAAGCGATTGGCAACATCTCGTTGTCGCTGTTCATCTCGATGGCCTTGATGAATCTGAAGCTCTGGGAGCTGGTAAACCTGGCGCTTCCTCTGCTCGTCATCTTGCTGGCCCAGGTCCTCATCACTGTTGCGGTGGCTTATGTTGTCTCGTTTCATCTGATGGGTCGGGACTATGAGTCAGCCGTGATGGCTAGTGGGTTCCTCGGGTTCATGCTGGGCACGGCAGCCAATGCAATCGCGTGCATGGACGCGCTAGTGGAAAAATTCGGCGCAGCCCCGCGCGCCTACTTAGTCGTTTCAATCGTCGGCGCCTTTCTGATTGATTTCACCAACGCGCTGATCATTACCACGATGGCCAACCTGTTCAAGTAA
- a CDS encoding alpha/beta fold hydrolase: MLEGILWTPPAHAQTRVARGAIVCHPHPQYGGSMHNKVVFRAGRALHQLGMVVLRFNFRGVGRSTGSYDYGHGERADVQAAIDYLNQQYPQIEIVLAGFSFGAWVGLAVGAQHGRVSHLIGIGMPVNMNDFSFLVNCTKPKLFIQGSEDEFGSIECMQALLLTIPEPKELVWVEGADHFFHRKLEPLADAITDYFTR; encoded by the coding sequence ATGCTTGAAGGCATTCTTTGGACGCCGCCTGCTCATGCACAAACTCGCGTGGCGCGTGGCGCGATTGTGTGTCACCCGCATCCACAATATGGCGGCAGCATGCATAACAAAGTCGTATTTCGCGCAGGCCGCGCTCTGCACCAACTGGGCATGGTGGTCTTGCGCTTTAACTTTCGCGGCGTCGGCCGTAGCACCGGCTCGTATGATTACGGTCATGGCGAACGAGCTGATGTGCAGGCGGCCATTGATTACCTGAACCAGCAGTACCCCCAGATTGAAATCGTTCTGGCTGGCTTCTCATTCGGCGCATGGGTCGGGCTAGCCGTTGGCGCGCAGCACGGGCGCGTCTCTCACCTGATCGGCATTGGAATGCCGGTCAATATGAATGACTTTTCTTTTCTCGTGAACTGCACAAAACCAAAACTCTTCATTCAAGGCAGCGAGGACGAATTTGGCTCAATCGAGTGCATGCAAGCCCTGCTCTTGACGATCCCGGAACCGAAGGAACTGGTTTGGGTCGAAGGCGCTGATCATTTTTTTCATCGCAAGCTCGAGCCGCTGGCCGACGCCATCACTGATTACTTCACCCGATGA